The following are encoded together in the Sinorhizobium terangae genome:
- a CDS encoding adenylate/guanylate cyclase domain-containing protein yields the protein MYRPKLAHVVVVLVMLSVLSTAALIHLIWQRAAGESIEEIVASLDAQTAGSVRNDLSRTLSLVSSTAEIVRSIFFQGAINADDEVKREFLFLSLLREQPSIDWIGFGFPDGRFFGSHATADGRIEMVEIGAARAGELRPLRRDLYRPIPGDIFFEERNKAESAYVVLGAPWYRLGKENGEPVWTVTNVLPNGFEPAMVLSKRVVSFGKFIGVVMVAVSLRRLSEALKALELPALGKAFVLDSSGRVLATSQPSDGVMAAHFSDFPAADAVASAAAEAVAANKVDAFRVVVPNASLGPVFVSSSRLPFENWRLVAATPRSTFAGGIDKNIRRVALVVLAMAALAAATAVGFANFLFARPLARLAAQLRAVERFSLESVRHHPTFLAELNDFSQALKRMAVGLSAFARYMPLDVVRPLVEGGIEPKPGGALCEVTVMFADLPGFTELTERLGPGVEPHLTRFLTIAVAAVHAEGGTVDKFIGDAVMAIWNAPGKQPDHAARACRAAVAIRTAMHDDPPIAAGENAVRVRIGINSGTALIGNIGSAERLSYTAIGDAVNLASRLVNVAKERGVEIVLSDATMRELGAEPMTRPLGLATVRGKARPVGVHTIDQPKVRSAGGSDGNGDYNGGDARLPATQALCR from the coding sequence ATGTATCGCCCGAAGCTCGCCCACGTCGTCGTCGTTCTCGTCATGCTATCGGTGCTCTCCACCGCCGCGCTTATCCATCTCATCTGGCAGCGCGCAGCCGGCGAGAGCATTGAGGAGATCGTCGCGAGTCTCGATGCCCAGACGGCGGGGTCCGTCAGGAACGACCTGTCCCGGACGTTGTCGCTCGTGTCGAGCACGGCCGAAATTGTCCGCTCCATCTTCTTCCAGGGTGCGATCAACGCCGATGATGAGGTCAAGCGCGAGTTCCTGTTCCTCTCGTTGCTGCGCGAGCAGCCATCAATCGACTGGATCGGCTTCGGCTTTCCGGATGGGCGTTTTTTCGGATCGCATGCGACCGCCGACGGCCGGATCGAGATGGTCGAAATCGGCGCCGCGAGAGCCGGCGAACTCCGTCCGTTGCGGCGCGATCTCTACCGACCGATCCCGGGCGACATCTTTTTCGAGGAGCGCAACAAGGCGGAGAGCGCCTATGTGGTACTCGGCGCCCCCTGGTATCGATTGGGCAAGGAAAACGGAGAGCCTGTCTGGACAGTCACCAATGTGCTGCCGAACGGTTTCGAGCCCGCCATGGTGCTGTCGAAGCGTGTCGTGAGCTTCGGGAAGTTTATCGGCGTCGTGATGGTGGCGGTGAGCCTCCGGCGTCTCTCCGAGGCGTTAAAGGCGCTTGAACTACCGGCGCTCGGCAAGGCATTCGTTCTTGACAGCAGCGGGCGTGTCCTTGCGACATCGCAACCCTCCGACGGCGTGATGGCGGCGCATTTTTCCGACTTTCCGGCTGCCGATGCGGTGGCGTCAGCCGCGGCCGAGGCTGTCGCGGCCAATAAGGTCGATGCCTTCCGCGTGGTAGTGCCAAACGCCTCGCTCGGGCCCGTCTTCGTGTCGTCGTCGCGCCTGCCGTTCGAGAATTGGCGCCTTGTTGCCGCCACGCCACGCTCGACCTTCGCAGGCGGCATTGACAAGAATATCCGGCGCGTAGCCTTAGTCGTGCTCGCTATGGCCGCCCTTGCCGCAGCGACTGCGGTCGGCTTTGCAAATTTTCTCTTCGCCCGCCCGCTCGCCCGGCTGGCAGCGCAATTGCGTGCGGTCGAGCGCTTTTCGCTGGAAAGCGTCCGCCATCACCCGACCTTCCTCGCCGAGCTCAACGATTTCTCCCAGGCATTGAAGCGGATGGCGGTCGGGCTTTCAGCCTTCGCCCGCTATATGCCGCTCGACGTGGTGCGACCGCTCGTCGAAGGCGGCATCGAGCCGAAGCCCGGCGGCGCGCTCTGCGAAGTGACGGTCATGTTCGCCGACCTGCCCGGTTTCACGGAACTGACAGAGAGGCTCGGACCCGGCGTCGAGCCACATCTGACGCGCTTCCTGACTATTGCGGTCGCCGCTGTCCATGCGGAGGGCGGCACGGTTGACAAGTTCATCGGGGATGCCGTTATGGCGATCTGGAACGCGCCGGGCAAGCAGCCGGATCATGCTGCCCGCGCCTGCCGCGCGGCTGTCGCGATCCGGACGGCAATGCATGACGACCCGCCGATCGCGGCAGGCGAGAACGCGGTCCGCGTGCGCATCGGCATCAATAGTGGCACGGCCCTGATCGGCAATATCGGTTCCGCCGAGCGGCTGAGCTACACGGCCATCGGCGACGCGGTCAATCTCGCGAGCCGACTGGTGAACGTGGCCAAGGAGCGCGGCGTCGAAATCGTGCTGAGCGACGCGACCATGCGCGAGCTCGGGGCAGAACCGATGACGAGACCGCTCGGGCTTGCGACGGTCCGCGGCAAGGCCAGGCCCGTTGGCGTACATACGATTGACCAGCCAAAAGTTCGATCCGCGGGAGGAAGCGATGGAAATGGCGATTACAACGGTGGCGATGCTCGCTTGCCTGCAACTCAAGCACTTTGTCGTTGA
- a CDS encoding patatin-like phospholipase family protein gives MNEHTKVDLPAPADQERPIMADVRTARTINLALQGGGAHGAFTWGVLDRLLDEPHLSFEGIVATSAGAMNAAVLAYGLAEGGRSGAQKALANFWRRISHAAAFSPLQPSLLDRVTGSKSLEFSPAFVIFDMVTRLLSPYQFNPLNYNPLRQVLEQSIDLDAIRMSRCPVKLNICATNVRSGKVKVFSNDEITIDAVMASACLPFLFQAVEIDGEAYWDGGYMGNPAIFPLIYGCDTPDVLVVHINPLERTELPRTAAEILNRINEISFNSSLLREMRAIAFVTQLIDSNAGNSLGLKRIFVHGISDDETMRNLSVSSKLNAEWGALVDLRDRGRQCAEDWLMANYDAIGKRSSVDISTRYL, from the coding sequence ATGAACGAGCACACGAAAGTGGACCTGCCGGCGCCCGCCGATCAGGAAAGACCTATCATGGCCGATGTGCGTACGGCACGAACGATAAACCTGGCGCTTCAGGGCGGCGGTGCGCACGGCGCCTTTACCTGGGGTGTGCTCGACCGGCTGCTAGACGAGCCGCACCTCTCCTTCGAAGGCATTGTCGCCACCAGTGCCGGCGCGATGAACGCCGCCGTCTTGGCCTATGGGCTTGCGGAAGGCGGGCGCAGCGGCGCGCAGAAGGCGCTCGCCAATTTCTGGCGCCGCATCAGCCACGCGGCAGCCTTCAGCCCGCTGCAGCCGAGCTTGCTGGACCGCGTAACCGGATCGAAGTCATTGGAGTTTTCGCCGGCCTTTGTCATTTTCGATATGGTGACGCGGCTGCTCTCGCCCTATCAGTTCAATCCGCTGAACTATAATCCGTTGCGCCAGGTCCTCGAGCAATCGATCGACCTTGACGCGATCCGCATGTCCCGTTGTCCGGTGAAGCTCAACATCTGCGCGACAAACGTGCGCTCCGGCAAGGTCAAGGTGTTTTCCAATGACGAGATCACGATCGACGCCGTGATGGCTTCGGCTTGTCTGCCGTTCCTGTTTCAAGCCGTCGAGATCGACGGAGAAGCCTATTGGGACGGAGGCTACATGGGAAACCCCGCCATTTTCCCGCTGATCTACGGCTGCGATACTCCTGATGTGCTGGTGGTGCATATCAATCCGCTGGAGCGAACGGAGTTGCCGCGGACCGCCGCCGAAATCCTGAACAGGATCAACGAAATCAGCTTCAATTCGTCGCTGCTCAGGGAGATGCGTGCAATCGCCTTTGTAACGCAGTTGATCGATTCCAACGCGGGTAATTCCCTCGGGCTCAAGCGCATCTTCGTGCACGGCATTTCCGACGATGAGACGATGAGAAACCTCAGCGTATCGAGCAAGCTTAATGCCGAGTGGGGAGCCCTCGTAGACCTCCGTGATCGCGGCCGACAATGCGCGGAGGACTGGCTGATGGCGAACTACGATGCAATAGGGAAGCGCTCGAGCGTCGATATCAGTACGCGTTATCTCTAG
- a CDS encoding LacI family DNA-binding transcriptional regulator, with translation MVSIVSVAKAAGVSNKTVSRVINGEPHVTEDTRERVEKAIRDLGYIPNMAARQIRSSRSNTFGIITDYVSTTPYSVDIVRGIQDWANRHGKSILMANTGGLPEREAEIWKMFQSHRIDGVLYVTMYHRVVDPEAGDVSIPTVMINCRPHTSELLPSIEPDDFQGARDLTRYLLERGHRRIGYIRLNPILLGAELRLDAFRRTVKEFGLAESDLSIRLGMEGPVGAEENYVFAAATEMLQQKDRPTAIMSGNDEMAIQIYIAALTSGLRIPQDVSIVGFDDFRTVSLALKPELTTAALPYYDLGFQGAEWLNSVISEEMVRASRRVISCKLVERASVCAL, from the coding sequence ATGGTCAGCATCGTCAGTGTCGCTAAAGCGGCAGGGGTATCGAACAAGACCGTGTCCCGGGTAATCAACGGCGAACCGCATGTGACCGAGGACACGCGAGAAAGAGTGGAAAAGGCCATTCGGGATCTCGGCTACATTCCCAACATGGCCGCGCGCCAAATACGCTCAAGCCGCTCCAACACGTTCGGGATCATCACCGACTATGTTTCCACGACTCCCTATTCGGTCGATATCGTGCGCGGAATCCAGGATTGGGCCAATAGGCATGGGAAAAGTATCCTGATGGCAAACACCGGAGGGTTACCCGAACGGGAGGCGGAAATCTGGAAAATGTTCCAGTCCCACCGTATCGACGGGGTGCTCTACGTGACGATGTACCACCGCGTCGTGGATCCCGAGGCCGGCGATGTGAGCATACCGACGGTAATGATCAACTGCCGGCCTCACACGAGCGAGCTCTTGCCATCCATCGAGCCTGACGACTTCCAGGGCGCCCGGGACCTCACCCGATATTTGCTTGAACGGGGACATCGAAGGATCGGCTATATCAGGCTCAACCCGATTCTGCTTGGCGCTGAACTGCGTCTCGATGCCTTCCGCCGCACTGTGAAGGAATTCGGCCTCGCGGAGAGCGACCTCTCCATTCGTCTTGGAATGGAAGGACCGGTCGGAGCAGAAGAGAATTATGTGTTTGCGGCAGCGACCGAAATGTTGCAGCAAAAGGATCGCCCAACTGCGATCATGAGCGGCAATGATGAAATGGCGATTCAGATCTATATTGCAGCTTTGACGTCGGGACTAAGAATCCCGCAGGACGTCAGCATTGTTGGCTTTGACGATTTCAGAACCGTATCATTGGCGCTCAAGCCCGAACTGACCACCGCGGCATTGCCGTACTATGATCTCGGTTTCCAAGGTGCCGAGTGGTTGAACAGCGTCATTTCTGAAGAAATGGTGCGCGCGAGTCGTCGTGTCATCTCGTGCAAACTTGTCGAGCGTGCATCTGTGTGTGCTCTGTAG
- a CDS encoding HvfC/BufC family peptide modification chaperone, translated as MSSIETLQSVVARAVLTTGPADILPLLARGRFDPARRLNIYRNNTLVSLTTTLKAVFPVTVRLLDERYFSYAAGRFIRSNPPQEPRLSRYGAGFAPFLANFEGTADMPFVSEVARLEWKIAEALDAPLERPSTLIELYEGLSSGSFALFLQPSLRLVLCRWPALSIWAAHQQAGDPDRLANLNREPERIALWRHGDTVRFLRLDAAEFAFWYVLRRGRGLEAAVARACRHSPEFDIARAVTGLFVSELVTGIHRAKESSNQQERVS; from the coding sequence ATGTCTTCCATTGAAACCCTGCAAAGTGTCGTCGCGCGTGCGGTTCTGACGACCGGGCCGGCAGATATCCTGCCACTCCTGGCACGGGGCCGTTTCGATCCCGCAAGGCGGCTCAACATCTACCGCAACAATACACTGGTCTCGCTCACGACGACCTTGAAGGCCGTCTTCCCCGTGACGGTGCGGCTGCTCGATGAACGCTACTTCAGTTATGCCGCCGGCCGCTTCATTCGGAGCAACCCGCCACAAGAGCCGCGCCTTTCCCGGTACGGCGCAGGATTTGCGCCATTTCTCGCGAACTTCGAGGGAACCGCCGATATGCCCTTCGTCTCTGAGGTCGCGCGTCTCGAGTGGAAGATCGCCGAAGCGCTCGACGCGCCGTTGGAGCGGCCAAGTACACTGATCGAGCTCTATGAGGGGCTTTCGAGTGGGTCTTTCGCGCTCTTCTTGCAGCCTTCGCTGCGACTTGTTCTTTGCCGCTGGCCCGCCCTCAGCATATGGGCGGCGCATCAGCAGGCGGGCGATCCCGACAGGCTCGCGAATCTCAACCGCGAACCGGAGCGCATCGCGCTCTGGAGACATGGCGACACCGTTCGCTTCCTGCGCCTCGACGCCGCGGAGTTTGCGTTTTGGTACGTGTTGAGGCGGGGCAGGGGACTCGAGGCTGCGGTTGCCCGCGCCTGCCGCCACTCGCCTGAGTTCGATATCGCACGAGCGGTGACAGGCCTTTTCGTCAGCGAGCTCGTCACAGGCATCCATCGCGCGAAGGAGTCTTCCAACCAGCAGGAGAGAGTGTCATGA
- a CDS encoding BufA1 family periplasmic bufferin-type metallophore: MIYTRTLISSALAAIASVSASTASAGPAAQPDYSFEKCYGIVKAGQNDCQTATHSCAGTSTMDDQADAWIYVPAGTCGKIAGGSDAPKA; encoded by the coding sequence ATGATCTACACGCGTACGCTCATCAGTTCCGCGCTTGCGGCGATCGCCTCCGTCTCGGCTTCCACGGCCTCGGCAGGACCGGCCGCCCAGCCCGACTACTCGTTCGAGAAGTGCTACGGCATCGTCAAGGCGGGGCAGAACGACTGCCAGACGGCAACCCATTCCTGCGCGGGGACCTCGACGATGGACGACCAGGCCGATGCCTGGATCTATGTGCCTGCCGGCACCTGCGGAAAGATCGCCGGCGGCAGCGACGCCCCGAAGGCCTGA
- a CDS encoding DUF692 domain-containing protein, with product MPKTFPTHPMPCAAGIGLRSIHIAEMLSRRPAAGWLEVHAENYMGQSAAVDALEKLREVYPLSVHGVGLSLGSASGLDRAHLERLRVVCQRFQPAIVSEHLAWSVADGAYLNDLLPLRYDDEALAIVSANVDRLQDTLKRQVFIENLSAYLAFAESSMTEAEFLIELVNRTGCGLLLDVNNVHVSASNLDFDALAFIDALPADAIGEIHLAGHAVNEIDGDVILIDDHGSRVPPAVWSLYAHALRRIGPRPTLIEWDTDVPPLEVLLGEAMWADMLARRIAFDERLEEPPVTVPDGRFETIGLPGRDGATGILFPALAATAAVKAACGTCASNNCRRDRHVFH from the coding sequence ATGCCCAAGACGTTTCCAACCCACCCGATGCCGTGCGCTGCGGGCATCGGCCTCCGTTCCATACACATTGCCGAGATGCTTTCCCGCAGGCCCGCTGCAGGTTGGCTGGAAGTCCATGCCGAAAACTACATGGGCCAATCAGCAGCCGTGGATGCGCTTGAGAAGCTGCGCGAAGTCTATCCGCTTTCGGTGCACGGCGTCGGGCTGTCGCTCGGCAGCGCCTCGGGTCTCGACCGAGCGCATCTGGAGCGGCTGCGTGTCGTCTGCCAACGCTTCCAGCCAGCGATCGTCTCCGAACACCTTGCCTGGAGTGTCGCCGACGGCGCCTACCTCAACGACCTCCTTCCGCTCCGTTACGACGACGAGGCACTTGCCATCGTTTCCGCAAACGTTGATCGGCTGCAGGACACGCTCAAGCGCCAGGTGTTCATCGAAAACCTCTCCGCCTATCTCGCCTTCGCTGAATCGAGCATGACCGAGGCCGAATTCCTGATCGAGCTCGTCAACCGGACCGGTTGCGGCTTGCTGCTGGACGTCAATAACGTCCATGTCTCCGCAAGCAACCTCGATTTCGATGCATTGGCCTTCATCGACGCTCTGCCTGCCGACGCGATCGGTGAGATCCACCTTGCCGGCCACGCGGTCAACGAAATCGACGGCGACGTCATTCTCATCGACGACCATGGGTCGCGTGTGCCGCCGGCAGTCTGGTCGCTCTATGCCCACGCGCTCCGCAGGATCGGCCCGCGACCGACACTCATCGAATGGGACACGGATGTGCCGCCGCTCGAGGTCTTATTGGGCGAAGCGATGTGGGCCGACATGCTCGCCCGCCGGATCGCCTTCGACGAACGCCTTGAGGAGCCGCCGGTCACTGTACCGGACGGCCGTTTCGAGACCATAGGGTTGCCCGGCCGCGACGGCGCAACTGGCATCCTTTTCCCGGCGCTCGCCGCAACAGCGGCAGTCAAAGCCGCTTGCGGCACGTGCGCATCGAATAATTGCAGGAGGGACCGCCATGTCTTCCATTGA
- a CDS encoding DoxX family protein: MTTMRATPMSFSRTIYRLHEAVVEWSAALPLSIVQLGSRVAVAEVFWQSAQTKLASWPVTLQLFAFEYRLPLLDPGLAALMATVVELSGAAMLGLGLLARLASLMLLGVVATIQIFVYPDHWVEHLMWTSLLLLILSRGAGVFSVDHVVARRIRAGG, translated from the coding sequence ATGACTACAATGCGCGCAACACCGATGAGTTTTTCCAGAACGATATACAGGCTCCACGAAGCGGTCGTGGAGTGGTCGGCGGCCCTGCCGTTATCGATTGTGCAACTGGGGTCCCGCGTTGCCGTCGCGGAGGTTTTTTGGCAATCCGCCCAGACGAAGCTTGCCTCGTGGCCGGTCACGCTCCAGCTGTTCGCCTTCGAATATCGCTTGCCGCTGCTCGATCCCGGGCTGGCCGCCCTTATGGCGACGGTAGTGGAACTCAGTGGCGCGGCGATGCTCGGATTGGGACTGCTCGCGCGGCTCGCCTCACTGATGCTGCTCGGCGTCGTCGCCACCATTCAGATCTTCGTCTACCCGGATCATTGGGTCGAGCATCTGATGTGGACGAGCCTGCTCTTGCTCATCCTCTCGCGGGGCGCCGGCGTGTTTTCGGTCGATCATGTGGTCGCCCGACGCATCCGTGCCGGAGGCTGA
- a CDS encoding NAD(P)/FAD-dependent oxidoreductase produces MSVTPAQSGSLPGATGKDQEKRRPRVVILGAGFGGLNAAMALRSAPVEVTVIDRRNYHLFQPLLYQVATAGLSPAQIAMPIRRILSRQSNATVLMDKVEAVDTAARCVVTGGQRIPYDYLIVATGARHTYFGNDTWADHAPGLKTITDATAIRARILSAFERAEVTDDPRLRQKLLTFVVVGGGPTGVELGGAIAELSRRTIVHDFRRIDSSSARVVLVEAGERILPAMPSCLSRKAQRQLEKLGVEVVLGNAVAGCDDSGVRLADGTEIGSACVLWAAGVMASRAAKWIGAAADRAGRVIVDERLNPPAHDEIFVIGDTASVTDAAGRPVPGVAPAAKQMGRYAAYAILGDMAGRQSAPFRYRDYGNLATIGRKAAVADFGKTRLSGYPAWLVWNFAHLWFLVGFRNRLVVFLDWAVAYARNDRAARLITGHHEA; encoded by the coding sequence ATGTCGGTAACGCCTGCTCAAAGCGGTTCCCTGCCGGGGGCGACCGGCAAGGACCAGGAGAAGCGCCGGCCGCGCGTGGTCATTCTCGGTGCTGGCTTCGGCGGTCTGAACGCGGCGATGGCGCTTCGCAGCGCGCCGGTCGAAGTCACCGTCATCGACCGGCGAAACTATCACCTGTTCCAGCCTCTGCTCTACCAAGTAGCGACCGCGGGGCTCTCGCCGGCGCAGATTGCCATGCCGATCCGCCGCATTCTTTCGCGGCAGTCGAATGCCACGGTCCTGATGGACAAGGTCGAGGCGGTCGATACCGCCGCGCGATGTGTCGTGACCGGCGGCCAGCGCATCCCGTATGACTATCTGATCGTCGCGACCGGCGCCCGCCATACTTATTTCGGTAACGACACCTGGGCGGACCACGCCCCCGGCCTGAAGACAATCACGGATGCGACGGCGATCCGCGCTCGCATCCTCTCCGCCTTCGAACGGGCGGAGGTGACCGATGATCCCCGTTTGCGTCAGAAGCTGTTGACCTTCGTCGTCGTCGGCGGTGGGCCGACCGGAGTCGAGCTCGGCGGCGCAATCGCCGAGCTCTCCCGAAGGACGATCGTTCACGATTTCCGGCGCATCGATTCATCCTCCGCCCGGGTCGTGCTCGTCGAGGCGGGTGAGCGGATACTGCCGGCGATGCCGTCCTGCCTTTCGAGAAAGGCCCAGAGACAACTCGAAAAGCTTGGCGTCGAGGTGGTGCTCGGCAATGCCGTCGCCGGCTGTGACGACAGCGGCGTACGGCTGGCCGACGGAACTGAAATCGGCTCCGCCTGCGTTCTCTGGGCCGCGGGCGTTATGGCTTCGCGCGCCGCCAAGTGGATCGGTGCGGCGGCCGACCGCGCCGGACGGGTCATCGTCGACGAGCGCCTCAATCCACCAGCACACGACGAAATATTCGTCATCGGTGACACGGCCTCGGTAACCGATGCGGCCGGACGTCCTGTACCGGGCGTAGCGCCGGCAGCCAAGCAGATGGGGCGTTATGCAGCCTACGCCATTCTCGGCGATATGGCGGGACGGCAATCGGCGCCCTTCCGCTACCGTGACTACGGCAATCTCGCGACCATCGGCCGCAAGGCAGCGGTCGCGGATTTCGGCAAGACCAGGCTCTCCGGCTATCCCGCATGGCTCGTCTGGAACTTCGCCCACCTCTGGTTCCTCGTCGGCTTCCGCAACCGCCTCGTGGTGTTTCTCGACTGGGCGGTCGCCTATGCCCGCAACGATCGCGCCGCGCGGCTGATTACCGGTCACCATGAGGCCTAG
- a CDS encoding carbohydrate ABC transporter permease — protein MSGEDRFVLCMLAPALAVLGLLVAYPVGLLMFDSFFKVDTITPHIRDWVGLKNYIDALTSKRVAESAFRTIQYSVFALFFEFTFGFCAALLFSALPGRSRWHRTVFTLPLMVPPIVAGLLWRFLLVGNIGILNYGLVQLGIIRDPDAIAWLSDEDIVIYSVSFADIWLTTSFVALVSYAGLMNIPKDLLEAARIDGANAVKRFWHVTLPLMRPVIAVIVIVRAVDAAKTFDLIWIQTQGGPNHASEVFSMNIYQRMVRFGDLGEASASGTLFLIVMMLLAAAAYWKIWRPAHA, from the coding sequence ATGTCGGGTGAAGACCGATTTGTGCTCTGCATGCTCGCGCCAGCGCTTGCCGTTCTGGGCCTGCTGGTCGCATACCCGGTAGGGCTCCTGATGTTCGATTCCTTTTTCAAAGTCGACACCATCACCCCCCACATCAGGGATTGGGTCGGGCTCAAGAACTATATCGACGCGCTAACCTCCAAGCGCGTCGCCGAAAGCGCATTCAGAACGATTCAATATTCGGTCTTTGCGCTATTCTTCGAGTTTACCTTCGGCTTCTGCGCCGCTCTCTTGTTTTCGGCACTTCCTGGCCGATCGCGCTGGCATCGCACGGTTTTCACGCTGCCGCTGATGGTGCCGCCGATCGTCGCCGGCCTCCTGTGGCGCTTCCTGCTGGTCGGCAACATTGGCATTCTCAATTATGGGCTCGTCCAACTGGGTATCATCAGAGACCCCGATGCGATCGCCTGGCTCTCCGACGAGGACATCGTCATCTATTCCGTTTCCTTCGCCGATATCTGGTTGACGACCTCCTTTGTCGCGCTCGTGTCCTACGCCGGATTGATGAACATTCCGAAAGACTTGCTCGAAGCTGCCCGGATTGATGGCGCGAATGCGGTCAAGCGATTTTGGCACGTCACCTTGCCGCTGATGCGTCCGGTTATCGCCGTCATTGTCATCGTCCGCGCTGTAGATGCGGCCAAGACCTTCGACCTCATCTGGATACAGACGCAAGGCGGTCCCAACCACGCATCGGAAGTGTTCTCGATGAACATCTATCAGCGCATGGTTCGGTTCGGCGATCTTGGCGAGGCATCGGCATCCGGGACCCTGTTCCTGATCGTCATGATGCTTCTCGCCGCCGCGGCATATTGGAAGATATGGAGGCCGGCTCATGCGTAG
- a CDS encoding ABC transporter substrate-binding protein, with protein MKNLLSASALALIFMVAPANAETINILVEGGGEMLQKAVAEKFTAETGIEVKFTVVPYQGVFDKFSAEIASGSSAFDVVTIDVVWNAKFAVHVEDLAPLFTDAVRKDLPPALLADAQVEGKMIGMPTWANAEIVFYRKDLFSKPEEQKAFQEKYGYPLAPPKTWQQWRDMAKFFTRDTDGDGKTDFWGTDTIGTFSEEWMAHVLQAGSPGVILDRDGKVIIDNEAHKKALEFYIAPHCVDHSVPENVNEIGWGEAQNLFYQGRTAMMKFWAHAYKMTPADSKVSGKVGVAPMLASDAGIAAIPGPWYNVVPSTSQHKDAAKKFVAFAIANNALGIEAPLGLAATNSAYRSYSGKPGYEHFTPLLETLSAPATQGRPMDEKYQEIVDEAVLPAVQQALTCEADVGKVLTDAKETIEDILN; from the coding sequence ATGAAGAATTTGCTTTCAGCCAGCGCGCTCGCGCTCATCTTCATGGTGGCGCCGGCGAATGCCGAAACCATCAATATCCTGGTCGAAGGCGGCGGCGAGATGCTCCAGAAGGCCGTGGCCGAGAAGTTCACCGCTGAGACCGGCATTGAGGTGAAGTTCACGGTCGTTCCCTACCAGGGCGTATTTGACAAGTTCTCGGCCGAAATCGCCTCCGGGTCATCGGCGTTCGATGTTGTTACGATCGATGTTGTCTGGAACGCCAAATTCGCGGTCCATGTCGAGGATCTCGCACCGCTCTTCACCGACGCGGTTCGCAAGGATCTGCCACCGGCTCTGCTTGCCGACGCACAGGTTGAAGGCAAAATGATCGGAATGCCCACCTGGGCGAATGCGGAGATCGTTTTTTATCGCAAGGACCTCTTTAGCAAACCGGAGGAGCAGAAGGCGTTCCAGGAAAAGTATGGCTATCCCCTTGCTCCGCCGAAGACCTGGCAACAATGGCGCGACATGGCAAAGTTCTTCACCCGCGACACGGACGGCGACGGCAAAACGGACTTCTGGGGCACCGACACCATCGGCACCTTTTCCGAAGAGTGGATGGCGCATGTGCTTCAGGCGGGCTCGCCCGGTGTGATCCTCGACAGGGATGGCAAAGTTATCATCGATAACGAAGCCCATAAGAAGGCGCTCGAATTCTACATCGCCCCGCACTGCGTCGATCATTCGGTGCCGGAGAATGTGAATGAGATCGGTTGGGGCGAGGCGCAGAACCTGTTCTATCAAGGCAGGACGGCCATGATGAAGTTCTGGGCGCATGCCTACAAGATGACGCCAGCGGATTCAAAGGTCAGCGGCAAGGTCGGCGTCGCGCCGATGCTGGCCAGTGACGCCGGGATCGCGGCTATTCCCGGCCCTTGGTACAACGTTGTCCCCTCGACCTCCCAGCACAAGGACGCGGCGAAGAAATTTGTAGCCTTTGCGATCGCCAACAATGCATTGGGTATCGAAGCGCCGCTTGGCCTTGCGGCGACGAATTCCGCCTATCGCAGCTATTCCGGCAAACCAGGTTATGAGCATTTCACGCCGCTGCTTGAGACGTTGAGCGCGCCTGCGACCCAAGGGCGGCCGATGGACGAGAAATACCAGGAAATCGTCGATGAAGCTGTCCTTCCCGCCGTGCAGCAGGCCCTGACCTGCGAAGCGGATGTCGGCAAGGTCCTGACGGATGCCAAAGAAACGATCGAGGACATCCTAAACTAA
- a CDS encoding DUF3307 domain-containing protein has product MEMAITTVAMLACLQLKHFVVDYVLQPAWILRGKGNFRMIGGYVHAGGHALGTVPALMLASAGMTRVAILVLAEFLAHYLIDYGKALLSRHSGADATTRAYWAMHGADQLMHQLTYAALILAALV; this is encoded by the coding sequence ATGGAAATGGCGATTACAACGGTGGCGATGCTCGCTTGCCTGCAACTCAAGCACTTTGTCGTTGACTATGTGCTGCAGCCAGCCTGGATCCTGCGCGGCAAGGGCAATTTCCGCATGATCGGCGGCTATGTGCATGCGGGCGGGCACGCGCTCGGAACCGTGCCGGCGCTGATGCTCGCCAGCGCCGGCATGACGCGTGTCGCCATTCTCGTGCTCGCGGAGTTCCTGGCTCACTATCTCATAGACTACGGCAAGGCACTGCTGTCGCGGCATAGCGGCGCCGATGCGACGACCCGGGCCTACTGGGCCATGCACGGCGCCGATCAATTGATGCACCAGCTCACCTATGCGGCGCTGATCCTGGCCGCGCTGGTGTAA